AGAAGCAAAATTGATGACTTCCTGTAATGGGTTACGATCTTTGAATTTTTCATCATAACAAGCATTCCACCAAAGCCAACCCGTAGAATCAGCCCATACTTTATGCTTCTTCAAAATATCTAAACGAGTTAAAGCTAATCCTCCTAAGACAAAATCTGGTCTACTCCAAGTTAATAAGTCATCAAATTCTTGAATTGATAAACCAAATTTTAAGCCAGTTCTTCTTGTTTTATCTGGTTTGAGTAATCCACCTAAAGCAACATATTTATAACCCATATTTCGATATTCACTGATCAAAGATGACAGAAAACTTTTAGGTGAGTTGTAATAAGGTAAGAAAGAATCTTGAGAGGGAACTGATTTTTCTGTCCAGTTATAAAGTATCTCGCCAACTTGAACTACACCAATTAATTGATAACTTCTAGGTTGCTTCCAATATTCCTCCAAACTTAGTCTTGCTAAATAGAGAGAAATTAAAGGTTCTCCGATAATATCAGGAGCAAAAACATAATCAGGAGAAAAATAGTCACATCGCTTTAGATAGTCTTGAATCGTCTTTCGTAGCTTTTTTTCATTAGCTAAATGTAGCTCTCGTATCCATCGAGCATTTTTAAACTCACAATGAATTTGATAATACCAAGCTTGCTGTTTATTCTCAAAAACTCCACTATCTATCAAAAAAGGTTTATCAAAAAGCCGAATTTTGTGCAGAAGTTTATCATAACAAGAAAAAGGAGCAAGTATTCCATAACTTCCCTGAATAATCTTGAATTTTTCTAAACGTTTAGGACAATCTACAGAAAAGACAGGGAGAAAATTGTTATTCATATTAATTTAAAATCATCCTATCAAATAGAAAAAATGCTACCAAACTAAACTTTATGTAGAGATGTTTCATGAAACATCTCTACCTATTATTTTGGGCAAACCTTTAGTGATTTTATATTGGTATATTTTCCTGATTTTTATGATTATATAGTAGTTTGAGCTAATTGGTGAGATAAAATTACGAACATAAAGAAATAGAGAACAAAAAGCTCTCAATAAACTAATACTATTTTTCACTCCTTTTTCGAGATTAAACTTTATAAAATAATCAAGCTATTTTTATTATTTCTTCGTTACTCTTATTACTAATTTGTTTATGATTAGATTTACTTAAGTCCATTTCTTCAAGCAAAGCTTGAAAACGTTTATAAAACATATAAGTATTATGAAAACCTCTACGACGGTTACGGTCATTTCCTCGAAAAATTAAGGTTTCAACGCCTAAACTTTGACAAATTACACAATCACAGTCTTTCCAAGGTTTATCTTCTAACAAAGTTTGATACATTAATCTATATTTAGGTAATAATCTATCCTTTAAAAATAAATGATTATAAGTTAAAACCGTTTCTAAAGTAACATCAATATAAGCTTGATTATCATCAAAATCTCTTAACACTTTTAAAGCTCCCTGTTCGAGAAACTGAATCATCTCCCATTTCCAGAAACTGGTGATAATTAAAAGATAAATCATAGAACTGGTTAGATAATTTTTCAAATCAAACTTAATTAATTCTTTAATCTTCTTATTCTTATGATTAGCTTGAGGAATTCTAATAGCTGCATAAATATTATGATTAACCCCATGATAATTAGCTTCTGGATCTAACCAAGCTTTTCTTAAAGGACTAGCAGAATCAAAGCTAGTGACACCCAAATGTCGAAAAATAGGAACTGCATTGAGTCTTCCTACCCCAAATAAATGTAGTCTTATATCTGGTTGCAAATAAGGATAAATCGCCAGTAAAATCTCAATTATTTTCTCTACTTTTTCCCTCGCTAATCCTCCCAATGCTAAATAAGTATAGCCCATTTTTATATAAGCTTTCACTGCTTCCGCATAAGTCTGAGGATTCCAACCTTGAATGGCTCCCACTGGTATAAATTGACACCCATATTCTGAATGCTTTGTCAAGAACTCTTCAGCATTTTTAATAGTTAAATTATAGCGTTTTTCTCTAATTCCAGGTTCAGCAAATTTCCCCACCACTAAATGGTCAATACTAACCCCATAATTAAAACCACAGGATTGATAATAGTCTAAAATTTCCTCAGTCGTATAAGGAGGAACTTCTTTTTGAATATATCCAAATGCCCCACAATCTCCCATAATTTTCCCAGAGTAACGAATATAATCATGAATTCCTTTATCAAGTATTTCTTGTTGCTTTTTCTGACTTTTATCAAAAACGACTTTAGACACTAAAATCCCATCATAATTAGGAGATTCAAACAGTTGATGAGCATAAATATCATCTTTATGAGGAACTCTATTAGACGTAAATTTATCTTGAATAAAATCAAAAGTTGGGTCAACATAATCGTCCCATTCTGGAATAAAATACTTCATTCCATGATGATAATTAGGAGCAGGAGAAATTAAAGGTAGAGGAATGACCTCAGATATCTCCGAGCGTTGTGTTTTTAGCTTATTCTTACTATCAATAAGCGGATAATCTCCGAGGGTTCCTCGGAGATTATCCGCACCAAGCAAGGGTAAAGTTAATTGCACTGAACAACTTTTTTCTTGTTCAAATAACCTATCAATTACTTCTTTAAAAAATTCAGGATTTTTGAAAAGTTTAGAAATTAATTGACCATCTCGATGCACCAGTTGGGCAAATTGTTTAAACAAAAACCCCTTTAAACCAACTAATCCGTAACCATAATATTTGGCTTCTGCATTAGACAAAGGAAAAACAAAAGTCTTACCTAAATTGACTTTAATATAAGCACTACTTCCCCAACTGGCTAAAAATATAAAAGTCTGGTTAGAGTTAGTTTTGACAGGTAAATTAAGAGCGCGTAAATAATTTTCGCCTAACAAGATAAAAATCAAATTATAATCAGAAATTAGCTGCTCAAAAGCGTCATGAATGCCTAAGAAATGCGCCCATTCATCTACTTCTTGTCCCTTCATTGTGTTAAAAGTAACTTCATAAGGGACAATCATTTTATGCTCATTAATTAAGCCATATCCTGCCGAAATAATCGCCACATCTACGGTAAGAACTCTCTCATTACCATTTATCCCTCCTGCTTGACGCAACAAATTTACCCCTTCCATTAAGCGCAAATGTTGCACTCCTGTATACATTTCCCCTGCACTGCAAGCAAATTCATTTAACTGCTTTGAACGAGACATTAATAAACTAGAATCCTTAAAATCTGAGAGGGTTAGCTGATTTCCCTGCTTAAACCGCTTTTCTCCTGTACAGTTTGTCACCACTAAAATTCGCGGTATTGACATAAATCTTGACTCTCAACTAAAAAATTACACTTATGGTTAATTGACAAGGACATCGAGGATGAAGAAACTTTGTCCGACAATGCTCTTTTTGTAACTTTTGGGCAGGGCGCAGCGCGTGTGCGAGAGCATCGCTGGTTTCCAAAACCCTAACTCTTTTTTATTCAGTCGTTGCCAACTAAAAAAAAATAGGTCACATCAATCATTATCGCAGGGCAATCGCATTTAATTTTTGTTAAGATCTATTGACAAATCAAGTCTGATGTAAATTTTGAGCGAACAAGTCAGCGATCGCTTCGGAGATTCGAGATTTGGCGAATCGTTACCAGGACATCATGGCGTTTGAGTAGCAACCGTGCGAAAAATGCCGTTAACCCCAAAACGCTTTCAGGGTAAGCCTTTCAAAACTAAACTTTTCTTTATACTTACTCCTGAAATCACTGTACCAGTTAAACTAAGGCCTATTTGGTACAGTAAATTAGTACGGTAAATCAAGGGTTTCAGCCTTGTTATTTCAGAAAGGTTCAACTGGTACAGTGATAGCCGATCCCTTAACGGCACTTTTGTCACAGATACTCCTCAAACGCCCCATAGAATTCCACCGCCCGAAATTCATTAAAAGTGTAGTACCAGGCCGCAGCCTCACAAGTTGGTTTCAGCAAATGCCAATGGAGTAACCACAATGAAGCCGGATTTTCTAGAAATGGATCATAACCCTCATCAGTGAGAAGTTGTTGCCCAAAGTTTGATGGTTGATCATTTTCTAGGACTTTAAAGGCATTACACCAGTAACGAATCGCTTTGACCATGTTTTTTCCTACTCCTAAACGCACAGGAGCATAATCATCGGTAAAAATTCCTGGGTATTGAGTAGCGAGGTCAAAACCTTTTTTCAGCCATCCATAGCGTGGGTGAAACGTTTCATGACGTGCAAAAACGGGATTAACATTAGGAAGAGACGTTTCAATCAGATTCAGTTGAGTTGTGGTCATTGATTCTCCAATTAGAAATATCTGTAGGTAGAAGAATGCCAAACGATTTGGCATTTCATGACAAAGCGGCTTCACTTTTGAAAATGGCGATCGCACATTCTAAAAAAGAAAAATTTCAGAATCAGCTACCCACTAACACCTCGACTACGCTCAGGCCTAACCAGTTAGAACCCATTTCATTAAACATAGCCAACGAAAAGTTCAACAAACCTAATAAAACATTAAACGAAATCGATGAAACATTAAATGAAACTGATGAAACACTCTTAGAAACATCTGATCCTTTAATTCAAGACCGAGCAAGCTAACGAAATCATCAGAGAATTTTGCCAAAGATAAATAGAACCTCGATATCAACTAAAAAAACCATCATCATCGTCGGTTAGTTGCATTGACTCTATCATTTTCTCAACTAATTCCTCGTTTAATTTCTTGAGGGTAGTCTTTGTTTGTTTGGCATAATTAAGCATAACCTGAATTTCTTCTGGGCATTTCCGTGCATTTTGAGAAGAAATATGTTTTCCTTCTGAGGTACGGGGGCCGGTACTATGATTCCAAGGTTTCCACTGTTTGATTAACTGGCTTTGGCGTTTTCTTGCTGATTTTGTCCATCGAGGCATTTTTCGCTTCTCCTAACGATTGAGATGAGGGGATCTTGCCGTCCGTCACCAGTTGGTTTAATTGCTGATTGACATATTTTTTGATGAACGTGGTTTGACGGGGTTTTTTAAGATCGGTTAAAGTTCTAGCCGCTTTCGTTGACTGGTTTTGCAGTTTGATGACTAACTGGCTTAACTTCTCCACCTGATCTGAGGTACTTTCTTGTACTAAGAACCCATCTTGAATTAAGGCGTTCAATTTGATGGAATAGTCCATAAACATAACATTGAGAACATTTAACTGACTTGTCAATATTTCCTCAACACTGGATAAGTCACCGTTATTAATCGCCTCAAGTTGTTCATCTAATTGTTGTTTGAGGGATTGTGCTAGGGAAATCCGGTCTTCACTGTCAAATACTTGAGATATGGCTATAGATGCCATTTTTGAAGGGGTTAAGCCCTGGCCATCGGTCTTCATTCGACAAGATTTAGCCTTGTCAATAAATTGTTTTTCTTGCCGTTGCCGTTCTTTTTTTTCGAGTGTATCCCTTAATAGATCTAGTCTTGATGCCATTTGTATAGTTCGTTTGAGGATTTTTTTTTCTGACTAACTAAATTTTAGTTTTTTTTTGAGACATCTAGATAAAAGGCAAATGTAAAGTGACTTTACTTTTTCAGTTTTGTTAAGAGGTCTGATGAAGAGGGCTGTCTCGCGGAGCGCGAGTGCGAAAGCATCGCCGTTGTCTCAGAGATGGTCAGTTCAAAACTTCTGAAAAACAGAAACACTACCCCGAAGAAAAATTATCCTCACTGCTTTTCTTCGGAAATGGTACTAAATTGCTGCCTCGATGATCACAGGTTTGACGCTTGGGCAGACTTTCTTGACCGAAATCCCCCCTATGCTCGTCAAAGCCTTGTGTACTCAAGATCTCAGGGTCAAGTAGTACATCTTCTCTCTTATTTTCCCCCACTTCACAGCCCTCTAAGCCTTGTAGAATAAGGAATATAGCCATTTCTCTTTGCGAATCGGTCGCCGGGGATAGTACACCCTCCTCCTCCTCCCCTTTTAAGCTTTCAATCAATTCTGTAGAAGAGGAATTTAATTTTTTTTCTTCGGAGTTGATAGGAGGATAAGGAACCACTCTTAATAGGGGGGTGTGATCAAGAATTTTGTTATCCTCTGAAACCCTCTCTATAAGTGGCTTGTAGTGCATAGGATGCCATAGGGGTAGATACTCAGGTTTAGCTAGGGTACGTTCCGAGCAATGGCACAGCATTGAAATTAATTTTCTTCTCTCACCAACTTTCTTTGGGAGGCGGTCGCCAATAATCAAATCTTCCATGCACTCAATTATTCTGATCATGCACTCCCGTCTCCTTTCTTCGTTGGTTAGCCCTTTATTTTGTCCCTGAGACGTTTTATCACCTTTACCCCC
This portion of the Crocosphaera sp. UHCC 0190 genome encodes:
- the dpdA gene encoding tRNA-guanine transglycosylase DpdA codes for the protein MSIPRILVVTNCTGEKRFKQGNQLTLSDFKDSSLLMSRSKQLNEFACSAGEMYTGVQHLRLMEGVNLLRQAGGINGNERVLTVDVAIISAGYGLINEHKMIVPYEVTFNTMKGQEVDEWAHFLGIHDAFEQLISDYNLIFILLGENYLRALNLPVKTNSNQTFIFLASWGSSAYIKVNLGKTFVFPLSNAEAKYYGYGLVGLKGFLFKQFAQLVHRDGQLISKLFKNPEFFKEVIDRLFEQEKSCSVQLTLPLLGADNLRGTLGDYPLIDSKNKLKTQRSEISEVIPLPLISPAPNYHHGMKYFIPEWDDYVDPTFDFIQDKFTSNRVPHKDDIYAHQLFESPNYDGILVSKVVFDKSQKKQQEILDKGIHDYIRYSGKIMGDCGAFGYIQKEVPPYTTEEILDYYQSCGFNYGVSIDHLVVGKFAEPGIREKRYNLTIKNAEEFLTKHSEYGCQFIPVGAIQGWNPQTYAEAVKAYIKMGYTYLALGGLAREKVEKIIEILLAIYPYLQPDIRLHLFGVGRLNAVPIFRHLGVTSFDSASPLRKAWLDPEANYHGVNHNIYAAIRIPQANHKNKKIKELIKFDLKNYLTSSMIYLLIITSFWKWEMIQFLEQGALKVLRDFDDNQAYIDVTLETVLTYNHLFLKDRLLPKYRLMYQTLLEDKPWKDCDCVICQSLGVETLIFRGNDRNRRRGFHNTYMFYKRFQALLEEMDLSKSNHKQISNKSNEEIIKIA
- a CDS encoding DUF4007 family protein, whose amino-acid sequence is MTTTQLNLIETSLPNVNPVFARHETFHPRYGWLKKGFDLATQYPGIFTDDYAPVRLGVGKNMVKAIRYWCNAFKVLENDQPSNFGQQLLTDEGYDPFLENPASLWLLHWHLLKPTCEAAAWYYTFNEFRAVEFYGAFEEYL